The Pleuronectes platessa chromosome 10, fPlePla1.1, whole genome shotgun sequence genome contains a region encoding:
- the LOC128448930 gene encoding calcium homeostasis modulator protein 5, protein MDNFNAVFRFFLDQKATIGYSFMALLTLGGERLFSMVAFQCPCNHDQNFAYGVIFLLGPAAVLLVFGLFFSSKLWRVYTGCCLNPMKLCPRGNCFGCLRTFMSIFTGACVAPVMWLSVALLNGTFFECAVSGLDDNLVVDVFCKNKTLACREELARVPCDRSKLSSDDRMEVLLKLRAQSQILGWCIIIIAAFVGLLGTCCKNCRSKVSYLQLTFWKRYSEKEKALFDTFALDYATKLAERNLQSFFENKNPVPFPFPNHKAWEEVSAYYNFSRSEQYYSTLQRYVERADRDFTPEKRPVMEFEHGIEMI, encoded by the exons ATGGATAACTTCAATGCTGTCTTTCGGTTTTTCTTGGACCAGAAAGCCACAATTGGCTATAGTTTCATGGCTCTCCTGACTTTGGGCGGGGAGCGACTCTTCTCCATGGTTGCCTTTCAGTGTCCTTGCAACCACGACCAGAACTTTGCCTATGGGGTGATTTTCCTGCTGGGCCCTGCTGCCGTGCTACTGGTCTTTGGTCTGTTCTTCAGCAGCAAGTTGTGGAGGGTTTACACTGGCTGCTGCCTCAATCCCATGAAGCTTTGCCCCCGTGGGAACTGCTTCGGATGCCTAAGGACATTCATGAGCATCTTCACCGGGGCTTGTGTGGCTCCTGTAATGTGGCTCTCTGTGGCCCTGCTCAATGGAACATTTTTTGAGTGCGCTGTCAGTGGTCTTGATGATAACCTGGTGGTGGATGTGTTCTGTAAAAACAAGACCTTGGCTTGTCGGGAGGAGCTGGCTCGAGTGCCCTGTGACCGCTCCAAACTGTCCAGTGATGACCGCATGGAGGTGCTGCTGAAGCTCAGGGCCCAGTCACAG ATCCTGGGCTGGTGTATCATCATTATCGCTGCGTTCGTGGGCCTCCTTGGTACCTGCTGTAAAAACTGTCGCTCCAAAGTCAGCTACCTGCAGCTCACATTCTGGAAACGCTATTCAGAAAAGGAGAAGGCGCTCTTCGACACCTTTGCTTTGGACTATGCCACCAAGCTGGCCGAGAGAAACCTGCAGAGCTTCTTTGAGAACAAGAACCCGGTTCCATTTCCTTTCCCCAACCACAAGGCTTGGGAGGAGGTCTCTGCATATTATAATTTTTCCAGAAGTGAGCAGTATTACAGCACTCTGCAGCGGTATGTAGAGAGGGCAGACAGGGACTTCACACCAGAGAAGAGACCTGTCATGGAATTTGAGCATGGAATAGAGATGATCTAA
- the LOC128448928 gene encoding calcium homeostasis modulator protein 6 — MDKFLVVLNIANKQSNLGFGLLALMTAGGEQIFSTVVFSCPCNELNFIYGLMFLLVPGLALLLLGYILNKKTWMLLTGLCQGKLCSCKWLRAAVTVLFQINTTALVAPFTWIAVALLSGNYYECLMTGTKISPVQLLCERNHSKVPCENLHRFPCRDASVPQTDREDVLLALKAQSQILGWLLIAFVMLSSLLLTCLARCSSPISYLQLMFWRAYAQEEGELIESYTAKNAKELAQRNLQSFFSQKQAEPILTPSTKDWEKISSLYKFSTKGQFYSTLHRYVETREECDDGMMRMASIASSESADDHPAVLQFVDDCTIPV, encoded by the exons ATGGATAAGTTTCTGGTGGTTCTGAACATTGCCAACAAACAGTCCAACCTTGGTTTTGGACTGTTGGCCCTGATGACAGCAGGAGGGGAGCAGATTTTCTCCACAGTGGTGTTCAGTTGTCCCTGCAATGAGTTGAACTTCATATATGGTTTGATGTTTCTGCTGGTACCCGGtctggctctgctgctgctgggttacATCCTGAATAAGAAGACATGGATGCTGTTGACAGGTTTGTGCCAGGGCAAGCTGTGCAGCTGCAAGTGGCTGAGAGCTGCCGTGACAGTCCTCTTCCAGATCAACACCACAGCGCTGGTGGCACCTTTCACCTGGATTGCTGTGGCTCTGCTCAGCGGCAACTACTATGAGTGTCTGATGACTGGGACCAAGATTAGTCCAGTCCAACTTCTGTGTGAAAGAAACCACTCCAAGGTCCCGTGTGAGAACCTGCACAGGTTTCCCTGTAGAGATGCCAGTGTACCGCAAACTGACAGAGAGGATGTCCTGCTTGCGTTGAAAGCTCAGTCTCAG ATATTGGGTTGGCTCCTCATCGCCTTTGTCATGTTGTCCAGCCTTCTGCTGACCTGTCTGGCTCGGTGCAGCTCCCCCATCAGCTACCTGCAGCTCATGTTCTGGAGGGCGTATGCTCAGGAGGAGGGCGAGCTTATTGAATCATACACCGCGAAAAACGCCAAAGAACTTGCCCAGAGGAACCTTCAGAGTTTCTTCAGCCAGAAACAAGCTGAACCCATCCTCACCCCTTCAACCAAAGACTGGGAGAAGATCTCCTCCCTCTACAAATTTAGCACCAAAGGACAGTTCTACAGCACCTTGCACCGCTATGTGGAGACACGCGAGGAGTGTGACGACGGGATGATGAGGATGGCTTCCATTGCGTCAAGCGAGTCTGCTGATGACCACCCAGCTGTTCTTCAATTTGTAGACGACTGCACGATTCCTGTGTGA
- the calhm6 gene encoding calcium homeostasis modulator protein 6, whose protein sequence is MDKFRVVLNIANKQSNLGFGLLALMTAGGEQIFSSVVFSCPCNELNFIYGLVFLLVPGLALLLLGYILNKKTWKLLTGFCQGQAKLCSCRTAVTVLFQINTTALVAPFTWIAVALLSGNYYECLMTGTKISPVQHLCERNHSKVPCENLHRFPCRGTSVRQTDREDVLLALKAQSQILGWLLIASVMLSSLLLTCLARCSSPISYLQLKFWRAYAQEEGELIESYTAKNAKELAQRNLQSFFHQKQAEPILTPSTKDWEKISSLYKFSTKGQFYSTLHRYVETREECEDGMMRMASIVSSESADDHPAVLQFVDDCTFPV, encoded by the exons ATGGATAAGTTTCGGGTGGTTCTGAACATTGCCAACAAACAGTCCAACCTTGGTTTTGGACTGTTGGCCCTGATGACAGCAGGAGGGGAGCAGATTTTCTCCTCAGTGGTGTTCAGTTGTCCCTGCAATGAGTTGAACTTCATATATGGTTTGGTGTTCCTGCTGGTACCCGGtctggccctgctgctgctgggttacATCCTGAATAAGAAGACATGGAAGCTCTTGACAGGTTTTTGCCAGGGCCAGGCCaagctgtgcagctgcagaactGCCGTGACAGTCCTCTTCCAGATCAACACCACAGCGCTGGTGGCACCTTTCACCTGGATTGCTGTGGCTCTGCTCAGCGGCAACTACTATGAGTGTCTGATGACTGGGACCAAGATTAGTCCAGTCCAACATCTGTGTGAAAGAAACCACTCCAAGGTCCCGTGTGAGAACCTGCACAGGTTTCCCTGTAGAGGTACCAGTGTACggcagactgacagagaggatGTCCTGCTGGCGTTGAAAGCTCAGTCTCAG ATATTGGGATGGCTGCTCATCGcctctgtcatgttgtccaGCCTTCTGCTGACCTGTCTGGCTCGGTGCAGCTCCCCCATCAGCTACCTGCAGCTCAAGTTCTGGAGGGCGTATGCTCAGGAGGAGGGCGAGCTTATTGAATCATACACCGCGAAAAACGCCAAAGAACTTGCCCAGCGGAACCTTCAGAGTTTCTTCCACCAGAAACAAGCTGAACCCATCCTCACCCCTTCAACCAAAGACTGGGAGAAGATCTCCTCCCTCTACAAATTTAGCACCAAAGGACAGTTCTACAGCACCTTGCACCGCTATGTGGAGACACGCGAGGAGTGTGAAGACGGGATGATGAGGATGGCTTCCATTGTGTCAAGCGAGTCTGCTGATGACCACCCAGCTGTTCTTCAATTTGTAGACGACTGCACGTTTCCGGTGTGA